Proteins from one Podarcis raffonei isolate rPodRaf1 chromosome 1, rPodRaf1.pri, whole genome shotgun sequence genomic window:
- the LOC128421410 gene encoding ropporin-1: MPQTDKQVCIPPELPDLLKQFTKAAIRTQPPDLIQWSSDYFNAMARGENPPVRERPDRVPLSNCAELTPELLKVLHQRVGGRLIIHVDELAQMWKVLNLPTDLFDSIMNVGHFTEEIEWLKFLALACSSLGVTIAKTLKIICEVLSNENDSGPARIPFSTFQFLYTYIAEVDGEISASHVSRMLNYIEQEIIGPDGLIKVNDFTQNPRVRLE, from the exons ATGccacaaacagacaaacaagtaTGCATCCCTCCGGAGCTTCCAGATTTgttgaagcagtttacaaaagctgCCATTCGGACACAGCCTCCTGATCTGATCCAATGGTCTTCTGA CTATTTTAATGCTATGGCCCGTGGAGAGAATCCTCCTGTAAGAGAACGACCAGATAGAGTCCCTTTATCAAACTGTGCAGAGCTTACACCAGAGCTCTTGAAGGTCTTACACCAGAGA GTGGGCGGGAGGCTGATAATCCACGTAGATGAGCTAGCCCAGATGTGGAAGGTGCTCAATCTTCCTACAGACCTATTTGACAGTATTATGAACGTTGGACACTTTACTGAAGAAATTGAATGGCTCAAGTTTTTAGCTCTGGCCTGCAGCTCTCTTGGAGTT ACTATTGCAAAAACTCTGAAGATAATATGTGAGGTTTTATCCAATGAGAATGACAGTGGACCCGCCCGTATCCCCTTCAGCACTTTCCAGTTTCTCTACACTTACATCGCTGAAGTAGATGGGGAGATTTCAGCATCTCATGTTAGTCGAATGCTGAATTATATTGAGCAGGAGAT CATTGGGCCAGACGGCTTGATCAAGGTGAATGATTTTACCCAGAATCCGCGGGTCAGGTTGGAGTAG